A genomic segment from Klebsiella africana encodes:
- a CDS encoding oxalacetate decarboxylase subunit beta, translated as MESLNALIQGMGLMHLGAGQAIMLLVSLLLLWLAIAKKFEPLLLLPIGFGGLLSNIPEAGLALTALESLLAHHDPAQLAVIAAKLHCAPDVHAIKDALALALPSVQGQMESLAVDMGYSAGVLAIFYKVAIGSGIAPLVIFMGVGAMTDFGPLLANPRTLLLGAAAQFGIFATVLGALTLNYFGIISFTLPQAAAIGIIGGADGPTAIYLSGKLAPELLGAIAVAAYSYMALVPLIQPPIMKALTTDKERKIRMVQLRTVSKREKILFPAVLLLLVALLLPDAAPLLGMFCFGNLMRESGVVERLSDTVQNALINIVTIFLGLSVGAKLVADKFLQPQTLGILVLGVIAFCVGTAAGVLMAKLMNVFSRHKINPLIGSAGVSAVPMAARVSNKVGLEADGQNFLLMHAMGPNVAGVIGSAIAAGVMLKYVLAM; from the coding sequence ATGGAAAGTCTGAACGCCCTGATTCAGGGCATGGGGCTGATGCACCTCGGCGCCGGCCAGGCCATCATGCTGCTGGTCAGCCTGCTGCTGCTCTGGCTGGCGATTGCGAAGAAGTTCGAGCCGTTACTGCTGCTGCCGATTGGCTTCGGCGGCCTGCTCTCCAATATCCCGGAGGCCGGGCTGGCGCTCACCGCCCTGGAGAGCCTGCTGGCCCACCATGACCCGGCGCAGCTGGCGGTGATTGCCGCGAAGCTCCACTGCGCGCCGGACGTCCACGCCATTAAGGACGCGCTGGCCCTGGCCCTGCCGTCGGTGCAGGGGCAGATGGAGAGCCTCGCGGTGGACATGGGCTACTCCGCCGGGGTGCTGGCCATCTTCTATAAGGTGGCCATCGGCTCGGGCATCGCCCCGCTGGTGATTTTCATGGGCGTCGGGGCGATGACCGACTTCGGCCCGCTGCTGGCCAACCCGCGCACCCTGCTGCTGGGGGCGGCGGCGCAGTTCGGTATCTTCGCCACCGTGCTCGGGGCGCTGACGCTGAACTATTTCGGCATCATCAGCTTCACCCTGCCGCAGGCGGCGGCCATCGGGATCATCGGCGGCGCCGACGGCCCGACGGCGATTTACCTGTCGGGCAAACTGGCGCCGGAGCTGCTGGGGGCCATCGCGGTGGCGGCCTACTCCTACATGGCGCTGGTGCCGCTGATCCAGCCGCCGATCATGAAGGCGCTGACCACGGATAAGGAGCGGAAGATCCGCATGGTGCAGCTGCGCACGGTGAGTAAGCGGGAGAAGATCCTCTTCCCGGCGGTGCTGTTGCTGCTGGTGGCGCTCCTGCTGCCGGACGCCGCGCCGCTGCTGGGGATGTTCTGCTTCGGCAACCTGATGCGCGAGAGCGGGGTGGTGGAGCGGCTGAGCGACACGGTGCAGAACGCACTGATCAACATCGTGACCATCTTCCTCGGGCTGTCGGTGGGGGCCAAGCTGGTGGCGGACAAGTTCCTGCAGCCGCAGACGCTGGGGATCCTGGTGCTGGGGGTGATCGCCTTCTGCGTGGGGACCGCCGCCGGGGTGCTGATGGCGAAGCTGATGAACGTGTTCAGCCGGCACAAAATCAACCCGCTGATTGGTTCGGCGGGGGTGTCGGCGGTGCCGATGGCGGCCAGGGTGTCGAACAAAGTGGGTCTGGAAGCGGACGGGCAGAACTTCCTGCTGATGCACGCGATGGGCCCGAACGTGGCGGGGGTGATCGGCTCGGCGATCGCCGCCGGGGTGATGCTCAAGTACGTGCTGGCGATGTAG
- the zapE gene encoding cell division protein ZapE, with translation MQSLSPTSRYLLALKEGSHQPDDVQQEAVSRLDTIYQELQTQPAPGASGGGLRAKFGKLLGKREPAAGTAPVRGLYMWGGVGRGKTWLMDLFYQSLPGERKQRLHFHRFMLRVHEELTTLQGHSDPLEIVADRFKAETDVLCFDEFFVSDITDAMLLGGLMKALFARGITLVATSNIPPDELYRNGLQRARFLPAIDAIKQHCDIMNVDAGIDYRLRTLTQAHLWLSPLNSETCEQMDKLWLALAGAPRAAAGPTLEINHRELPTLGVENQTLAASFATLCVDARSQHDYIALSRLFHTVMLFDVPVMTAQLESEARRFIALVDEFYERHVKLVVSAAVPLYDIYQGERLKFEFQRCLSRLQEMQSEEYLKRPHMP, from the coding sequence ATGCAAAGCCTGTCTCCAACATCGCGTTACCTTTTAGCCCTGAAAGAGGGCAGCCATCAACCCGACGACGTCCAGCAAGAAGCGGTGAGCCGCCTTGATACCATTTACCAGGAACTGCAGACTCAGCCCGCGCCCGGCGCGTCAGGCGGCGGTTTGCGCGCGAAATTCGGCAAACTGCTGGGTAAGCGCGAGCCGGCTGCCGGGACGGCACCTGTCCGCGGCCTGTATATGTGGGGCGGCGTGGGGCGGGGCAAAACCTGGCTGATGGACCTGTTTTACCAGAGCCTGCCGGGCGAGCGTAAACAGCGCCTGCATTTCCATCGTTTCATGCTGCGCGTACACGAAGAGCTGACCACCCTGCAGGGACATAGCGACCCGCTGGAGATCGTCGCCGACCGCTTTAAAGCGGAAACCGACGTGCTCTGTTTTGATGAGTTTTTCGTCTCCGATATTACCGACGCCATGCTGTTGGGCGGGCTGATGAAAGCCCTGTTCGCCCGCGGCATCACCCTGGTGGCGACCTCCAATATTCCGCCGGATGAACTCTATCGCAATGGCCTGCAGCGGGCCCGTTTTCTGCCGGCGATCGACGCCATCAAGCAGCATTGCGATATTATGAACGTTGATGCCGGCATCGATTATCGTCTGCGTACGCTGACGCAGGCGCACCTGTGGCTGTCGCCGCTGAACAGCGAAACCTGCGAACAGATGGATAAACTGTGGCTGGCGCTGGCCGGCGCGCCGCGCGCCGCTGCCGGGCCGACGCTGGAGATCAATCACCGCGAGCTGCCCACCCTCGGCGTAGAAAACCAGACGCTGGCGGCGTCATTCGCCACGCTATGCGTGGATGCGCGCAGCCAGCATGACTATATCGCGCTCTCCCGCCTGTTCCATACGGTGATGCTGTTCGACGTGCCGGTGATGACCGCGCAGCTGGAAAGCGAAGCCCGGCGCTTTATCGCCCTGGTGGATGAGTTCTATGAGCGGCATGTCAAACTGGTGGTCAGCGCGGCGGTACCGCTGTACGACATTTACCAGGGCGAGCGGCTGAAGTTTGAGTTTCAGCGCTGTCTGTCGCGTCTGCAGGAGATGCAGAGCGAAGAGTACCTCAAACGCCCGCATATGCCCTGA
- the sspA gene encoding stringent starvation protein SspA yields MAVAANKRSVMTLFSGPTDIYSHQVRIVLAEKGVSFEIEHVEKDNPPQDLIDLNPNQSVPTLVDRELTLWESRIIMEYLDERFPHPPLMPVYPVARGESRLYMQRIEKDWYSLMNTIQSGTAAQADAARKQLREELLAIAPVFTQKPYFLSDEFSLVDCYLAPLLWRLPVLGVELVGAGAKELKGYMTRVFERDSFLASLTEAEREMRLGRG; encoded by the coding sequence ATGGCTGTCGCTGCCAACAAACGTTCGGTAATGACGCTGTTTTCTGGTCCTACTGACATCTATAGCCATCAGGTCCGCATTGTGCTGGCCGAGAAGGGTGTCAGTTTTGAGATAGAGCACGTGGAGAAGGACAACCCGCCTCAGGATCTGATTGACCTCAACCCGAATCAAAGCGTACCGACGCTGGTGGATCGTGAGCTCACTCTGTGGGAATCCCGCATCATTATGGAGTATCTGGATGAGCGTTTCCCGCACCCGCCGTTAATGCCGGTTTATCCGGTGGCGCGTGGTGAAAGCCGCCTGTATATGCAACGTATCGAGAAGGACTGGTATTCGCTGATGAACACCATCCAGAGCGGTACTGCAGCGCAAGCTGATGCTGCGCGTAAGCAGCTGCGTGAAGAACTGCTGGCCATCGCGCCGGTCTTCACCCAGAAACCTTACTTCCTGAGCGATGAGTTCAGCCTGGTAGACTGCTACCTGGCGCCGCTGCTGTGGCGTCTGCCGGTTCTCGGTGTGGAACTGGTTGGCGCAGGTGCGAAAGAGCTCAAAGGCTATATGACTCGCGTATTTGAGCGTGATTCCTTCCTCGCTTCTTTAACTGAAGCCGAGCGTGAAATGCGCCTCGGTCGGGGCTAA
- the degS gene encoding outer membrane-stress sensor serine endopeptidase DegS: MPGKLLRSVLIGLIVGGLLLALMPSLRQWQLAPPTQNDTADDTPASYNAAVRRAAPAVVNVYNRALNSTSHNQLTLGSGVIMDQRGYILTNKHVINDADQIIVALQDGRVFEALLVGSDSLTDLAVLKINATGGLPVIPINPKRTPHIGDVVLAIGNPYNLGQTITQGIISATGRIGLNPTGRQNFLQTDASINHGNSGGALVNSLGELMGINTLSFDKSNDGETPEGIGFAIPFQLATKIMDKLIRDGRVIRGYIGISGREIAPLHAQGGGIDQIQGIVVNDVAPDGPAAQAGIRANDVIISVNDKPAVSALETMDQVAEIRPGSEIPVVIMRDDKKITLHIAVQEYPATN, from the coding sequence ATGCCTGGAAAGTTATTACGTTCAGTACTCATCGGTTTGATTGTTGGGGGTTTGCTGCTGGCCCTGATGCCCTCGCTGCGCCAGTGGCAGCTAGCGCCGCCCACCCAGAACGATACGGCAGACGATACCCCGGCAAGCTATAACGCTGCCGTACGCCGCGCGGCGCCCGCCGTGGTGAACGTCTATAACCGCGCCCTGAACAGCACCAGTCATAATCAGCTGACACTGGGCTCCGGGGTGATCATGGATCAGCGCGGCTATATCCTGACCAACAAGCATGTTATCAACGATGCCGATCAGATTATCGTCGCCCTGCAGGACGGCCGCGTCTTCGAAGCGCTGCTGGTCGGATCCGATTCCCTCACCGATCTCGCCGTGCTCAAGATCAATGCTACCGGCGGGCTGCCGGTGATCCCGATTAACCCGAAACGCACGCCGCATATTGGCGATGTGGTGCTAGCGATAGGCAACCCTTATAACCTGGGGCAGACCATCACTCAGGGGATCATCAGCGCCACAGGGCGTATTGGCCTCAACCCAACCGGTCGCCAGAACTTCCTGCAGACTGACGCCTCGATCAACCACGGTAACTCCGGCGGGGCGCTGGTGAACTCCCTCGGCGAGCTGATGGGGATTAACACCCTCTCCTTTGATAAGAGCAATGACGGCGAAACGCCGGAAGGCATTGGCTTTGCGATCCCGTTCCAGTTAGCAACCAAAATTATGGATAAGCTGATCCGTGATGGCCGGGTGATCCGTGGCTATATCGGCATTAGCGGTCGGGAGATCGCCCCGCTGCACGCGCAGGGCGGTGGGATCGATCAGATCCAGGGGATCGTAGTTAACGATGTGGCGCCTGATGGGCCCGCTGCGCAAGCGGGGATCCGCGCCAATGACGTGATCATCTCCGTGAATGACAAACCCGCCGTCTCGGCGCTGGAGACGATGGATCAGGTGGCCGAGATCCGCCCGGGTTCGGAAATTCCGGTGGTCATCATGCGTGATGATAAGAAAATCACGCTCCATATCGCCGTCCAGGAATACCCAGCCACCAACTAA
- the zapG gene encoding Z-ring associated protein ZapG, which translates to MTWEYALIGLVVGIIIGAVAMRFGNRKLRQQQALQYELEKNKAELEEYREELVSHFARSAELLDNMAHDYRQLYQHMAKSSNNLLPDSMADANPFRNRLEESEASNDQAPVQMPRDYSEGASGLLRGGAKRD; encoded by the coding sequence ATGACCTGGGAATACGCGCTAATTGGGTTAGTCGTCGGTATCATCATTGGTGCCGTCGCCATGCGTTTCGGCAACCGCAAACTGCGCCAACAGCAGGCGCTGCAGTACGAACTGGAAAAGAATAAAGCCGAGCTTGAAGAGTACCGTGAAGAGCTGGTGAGCCACTTTGCGCGTAGCGCCGAACTGCTGGATAACATGGCGCACGACTATCGTCAGCTATATCAGCATATGGCGAAAAGCTCTAACAACCTGCTGCCGGACTCGATGGCAGACGCCAACCCGTTCCGCAACCGTCTGGAAGAGTCTGAAGCCAGCAACGATCAGGCGCCGGTCCAGATGCCGCGCGACTACTCCGAGGGCGCATCCGGTTTACTGCGCGGAGGCGCAAAACGCGATTAA
- the degQ gene encoding serine endoprotease DegQ, which produces MKKQTLLLSALALSIGLSLSVLPPAAASLPTQVPGQGALPSLAPMLEKVLPAVVSVQVEGTASPTLNMPEELKKYFGDNAPQEQAQPFEGLGSGVIIDAAKGYVLTNNHVINQAQKISVQLNDGREFDAKLVGSDEQSDIALLQLIKPANLTQIAIADSDKLRVGDFAVAVGNPFGLGQTATSGIISALGRSGLNLEGLENFIQTDASINRGNSGGALLNLNGELIGINTAILAPGGGSIGIGFAIPSNMAKTLADQLIQFGEIKRGLLGIKGMEMSADIAKAMNLDVQRGAFVSEVLPNSGSAKAGIKSGDVIVSLNGKPLNSFAELRSRIATTEPGTKVKLGLLRDGKPVDVEVTLDKSTSSTASAELIIPALQGASFSDGQMKDGTKGVVIDNVDKGSAAAQVGLHKDDIIIGLNRERIHSIAELRKVLEGKPPVIALNVIRGNESIYLLLR; this is translated from the coding sequence ATGAAGAAACAGACTTTGCTGTTGAGTGCGTTAGCGTTAAGCATTGGGTTATCGTTGTCGGTCCTGCCTCCGGCAGCAGCATCCTTACCGACTCAGGTGCCCGGCCAGGGCGCGTTACCGAGCCTGGCGCCGATGCTGGAAAAGGTCCTGCCGGCGGTGGTCAGCGTGCAGGTGGAAGGCACTGCCTCGCCGACGCTCAATATGCCGGAAGAGCTGAAGAAATATTTTGGTGATAACGCCCCGCAGGAGCAGGCGCAGCCGTTTGAAGGGCTCGGCTCCGGCGTCATTATCGACGCGGCGAAAGGCTACGTGCTGACCAATAACCACGTCATTAATCAGGCGCAGAAGATCAGCGTCCAGCTGAACGATGGCCGTGAATTTGATGCCAAACTGGTCGGCAGCGATGAACAGAGCGATATCGCTCTGCTGCAGCTGATTAAGCCAGCGAACCTGACGCAAATCGCCATTGCTGACTCCGATAAACTCCGCGTCGGCGACTTCGCCGTCGCCGTCGGCAACCCGTTCGGCCTTGGCCAGACCGCCACCTCCGGCATTATCTCTGCCCTTGGCCGCAGCGGCCTGAACCTGGAAGGGCTGGAGAATTTCATCCAGACCGATGCCTCGATTAACCGCGGTAACTCCGGCGGCGCGCTGTTGAACCTCAACGGCGAGCTTATCGGGATCAACACCGCGATCCTGGCGCCGGGCGGCGGTAGCATCGGCATCGGCTTCGCCATTCCAAGCAACATGGCGAAAACCCTCGCCGACCAGCTCATTCAGTTTGGCGAAATCAAGCGCGGCCTGCTGGGCATTAAAGGCATGGAAATGAGCGCCGATATCGCCAAGGCGATGAACCTTGACGTTCAGCGCGGCGCCTTCGTCAGTGAAGTCCTGCCAAACTCCGGTTCCGCCAAAGCGGGGATTAAATCCGGCGACGTCATCGTGAGTCTGAACGGCAAACCGCTGAATAGTTTCGCCGAACTGCGTTCGCGCATCGCCACCACCGAGCCGGGTACCAAGGTCAAACTGGGATTGCTGCGCGACGGAAAGCCGGTCGATGTCGAAGTGACCCTGGATAAGAGCACCTCCTCCACCGCCAGCGCGGAACTGATTATCCCGGCTCTGCAGGGCGCCTCGTTCAGCGACGGTCAGATGAAGGATGGCACCAAAGGGGTGGTGATCGATAATGTCGATAAAGGCAGCGCCGCGGCCCAGGTCGGCTTGCATAAGGATGACATTATTATTGGTCTTAACCGGGAGCGTATTCACTCGATTGCCGAACTGCGCAAAGTGCTCGAAGGCAAACCGCCGGTTATCGCCCTGAACGTGATCCGTGGTAACGAAAGCATTTACCTGCTGCTGCGCTGA
- the rplM gene encoding 50S ribosomal protein L13 produces the protein MKTFTAKPETVKRDWYVVDATGKTLGRLATELARRLRGKHKAEYTPHVDTGDYIIVLNAEKVAVTGNKREDKMYYHHTGHIGGIKEATFEEMIARRPERVIEIAVKGMLPKGPLGRAMYRKLKVYAGNEHNHAAQQPQVLDI, from the coding sequence ATGAAAACTTTTACAGCTAAACCAGAAACCGTAAAACGCGACTGGTATGTTGTTGACGCGACCGGTAAAACTCTGGGCCGTCTGGCTACTGAACTGGCTCGTCGCCTGCGCGGTAAGCACAAAGCGGAATACACTCCGCACGTTGATACCGGTGATTACATCATCGTTCTGAACGCAGAAAAAGTTGCTGTAACCGGCAACAAGCGCGAAGACAAAATGTACTACCACCACACCGGCCACATCGGTGGTATCAAAGAAGCGACCTTTGAAGAGATGATTGCCCGCCGTCCTGAGCGTGTGATTGAAATCGCGGTTAAAGGCATGCTGCCAAAAGGCCCGCTGGGTCGTGCTATGTACCGTAAACTGAAAGTTTACGCGGGTAACGAGCACAACCACGCGGCACAGCAACCGCAAGTTCTTGACATCTAA
- the rpsI gene encoding 30S ribosomal protein S9: protein MAENQYYGTGRRKSSAARVFIKPGNGKIVINQRSLEQYFGRETARMVVRQPLELVDMVEKLDLYITVKGGGISGQAGAIRHGITRALMEYDESLRSELRKAGFVTRDARQVERKKVGLRKARRRPQFSKR, encoded by the coding sequence ATGGCTGAAAATCAATACTACGGCACTGGTCGCCGCAAAAGTTCCGCAGCTCGCGTTTTCATCAAACCGGGCAACGGCAAAATCGTTATCAACCAGCGTTCTCTGGAACAGTACTTCGGTCGTGAAACTGCCCGCATGGTAGTTCGTCAGCCGCTGGAACTGGTCGACATGGTTGAGAAACTGGATCTGTACATCACTGTTAAAGGTGGTGGTATCTCTGGTCAGGCTGGTGCGATCCGTCACGGTATCACCCGCGCTCTGATGGAGTACGACGAGTCCCTGCGTTCCGAACTGCGTAAAGCTGGCTTCGTTACTCGTGACGCTCGTCAGGTTGAACGTAAGAAAGTCGGTCTGCGTAAAGCACGTCGTCGTCCGCAGTTCTCCAAGCGTTAA
- the oadA gene encoding sodium-extruding oxaloacetate decarboxylase subunit alpha: MTVAITDVVLRDAHQSLFATRLRLDDMLPVAAALDDVGYRSLECWGGATFDACIRFLGEDPWVRLRELKKAMPKTPLQMLLRGQNLLGYRHYADDVVERFVERAVKNGMDVFRVFDAMNDPRNMKAALQAVRRHGAHAQGTLSYTTSPAHTLQTWLDLTEQLLETGVDSVTIKDMSGILTPHAAFELVSEIKKRYDVTLHLHCHATTGMAEMALLKAIEAGVDGVDTAISSMSATYGHPATEALVATLAGTQYDTGLDIHKLESIAAYFREVRKKYHAFEGQLKGTDSRILVAQVPGGMLTNLESQLKQQNAAHRLDEVLAEIPRVRGDLGFIPLVTPTSQIVGTQAVLNVLTGERYKTIAKETAGILKGEYGRTPAPVNAALQARVLDGAEAITCRPADLLKPELAQLEADVRRQAQEKGITLAENAIDDVLTVALFPQPGLKFLENRHNPAAFEPVPQAEDARPVAKAEKPAASGIYTVEVEGKAFVVKVSDGGDISQVSTAAPVAATPAAAPAGAGTPVTAPLAGTIWKVIVSEGQTVAAGDVLLILEAMKMETEIRAAQAGTVRGIAVKAGDAVAVGDTLMTLA, encoded by the coding sequence ATGACCGTTGCCATTACCGATGTCGTCCTGCGCGACGCCCACCAGTCCCTGTTCGCCACCCGCCTGCGTCTCGACGATATGCTCCCCGTTGCCGCTGCGCTCGACGACGTTGGCTACCGCTCGCTGGAGTGCTGGGGCGGCGCCACCTTTGACGCCTGCATCCGCTTTCTCGGCGAGGACCCGTGGGTCCGCCTGCGCGAGTTGAAAAAGGCGATGCCGAAGACCCCGCTGCAGATGCTGCTCCGCGGCCAGAACCTGCTCGGCTACCGCCACTACGCCGACGACGTGGTGGAGCGCTTTGTCGAGCGCGCCGTCAAAAACGGCATGGACGTCTTCCGCGTCTTCGATGCCATGAACGACCCGCGCAATATGAAAGCCGCCCTGCAGGCGGTCCGCCGCCACGGCGCCCACGCCCAGGGTACGCTCTCCTACACCACCAGCCCGGCCCACACCCTGCAGACCTGGCTGGATTTAACCGAACAGCTGCTGGAGACCGGCGTCGACTCCGTCACCATCAAGGACATGTCCGGTATCCTGACGCCGCATGCCGCCTTTGAGCTGGTCAGCGAAATCAAAAAACGCTACGACGTCACCCTGCACCTGCACTGCCACGCCACCACCGGCATGGCGGAGATGGCCCTGCTGAAGGCCATTGAAGCCGGGGTCGACGGCGTCGACACCGCCATCTCCTCGATGAGCGCCACCTACGGCCACCCGGCCACCGAGGCGCTGGTGGCCACCCTCGCCGGCACGCAATATGACACCGGGCTGGATATCCACAAACTGGAGAGCATCGCCGCGTACTTCCGCGAGGTGCGCAAAAAATACCACGCCTTCGAAGGCCAGCTGAAGGGCACCGACAGCCGTATCCTCGTCGCCCAGGTCCCGGGCGGGATGCTCACCAACCTCGAAAGCCAGCTGAAGCAGCAGAACGCCGCCCACCGTCTGGATGAGGTGCTGGCGGAAATCCCCCGCGTGCGCGGGGACCTCGGCTTCATCCCGCTGGTGACCCCGACCTCGCAGATTGTCGGCACCCAGGCGGTGCTCAACGTCCTGACCGGCGAGCGCTATAAAACCATCGCGAAGGAGACCGCCGGTATCCTGAAAGGCGAGTACGGCCGCACCCCGGCCCCGGTGAACGCCGCCCTGCAGGCGCGGGTGCTCGACGGCGCAGAGGCCATCACCTGCCGCCCGGCGGACCTGCTGAAGCCGGAGCTGGCGCAGCTGGAAGCCGACGTCAGACGCCAGGCGCAGGAGAAGGGCATCACGCTTGCCGAAAACGCCATCGACGACGTGCTCACCGTGGCGCTGTTCCCGCAACCCGGCCTGAAGTTCCTTGAGAACCGCCACAACCCGGCAGCCTTTGAGCCGGTGCCGCAGGCGGAAGACGCCAGGCCTGTCGCGAAGGCAGAAAAGCCAGCCGCCTCCGGTATCTACACCGTGGAAGTGGAAGGCAAAGCCTTCGTGGTCAAAGTCAGCGACGGCGGTGATATCAGCCAGGTCAGCACGGCTGCGCCGGTAGCCGCCACGCCCGCTGCCGCCCCGGCCGGCGCCGGCACCCCGGTCACCGCCCCGCTGGCGGGCACCATCTGGAAAGTCATTGTCAGCGAAGGCCAGACGGTGGCCGCAGGCGACGTGCTGCTGATTCTGGAAGCCATGAAGATGGAGACCGAAATCCGCGCCGCACAGGCCGGCACCGTGCGCGGTATCGCGGTGAAAGCCGGCGATGCGGTGGCGGTCGGCGACACCCTGATGACCCTGGCGTAA